A single Cyclopterus lumpus isolate fCycLum1 chromosome 3, fCycLum1.pri, whole genome shotgun sequence DNA region contains:
- the LOC117726624 gene encoding aspartate aminotransferase, mitochondrial-like, which translates to MALLKSNKVIYCLGNISPALGVLSTRNSSWWGGVQMGPPDPILGVSEAFKKDTNPKKMNLGVGAYRDDMGKPFVLSCVRKAEAIITTKQMDKEYLGIGGLGEFSKSCAQLALGADNEVMKSGRYITVQTISGTGSLRIGANFLARFHGGPRDVYLPKPSWGNHTPIFRDAGMELKAYKYYDPSTCGFDFKGALDDISKIPEHSVIMLHACAHNPTGVDPKPEQWKEISDIVKKRNLLVFFDMAYQGFASGDIDRDAWAVRYFIEQGHNILLSQSFAKNMGLYGERVGGFTVVCNDAEEAKRVESQLKILIRPIYSNPPMNGARIAATILNTPDLRSLWLEEVHGMANRIIKMREQLAAGLIKEGSSKNWQHVIDQIGMFCFTGLKPEQVERLTKEFSVYMTKDGRISMAGVTSGNVGYLAHGIHAVTK; encoded by the exons ATGGCCCTGCTCAAGTCTAACAAGGTGATCTACTGTTTGGGGAACATCTCCCCGGCCCTGGGAGTCCTGTCCACCCGCAACAG cTCATGGTGGGGTGGAGTGCAGATGGGTCCCCCTGATCCCATCCTAGGGGTGTCCGAGGCCTTCAAGAAGGACACCAACCCCAAGAAGATGAACCTGGGAGTCGGAGCCTACAGGGATGACATGGGCAAGCCCTTTGTGCTCAGCTGCGTCCGCAAG GCAGAGGCTATTATCACAACCAAACAGATGGATAAGGAGTACCTCGGCATTGGTGGTTTGGGAGAGTTTTCCAAGTCCTGCGCCCAACTTGCTCTCGGTGCTGATAATGAAGTCATGAAGAGTGGGAGG TACATCACTGTCCAGACCATCTCAGGAACTGGATCTCTGCGCATTGGAGCCAACTTTTTG GCTCGATTTCATGGAGGTCCACGTGATGTGTACCTGCCCAAGCCATCCTGGGGAAACCACACACCCATCTTCAGAGACGCTGGCATGGAGCTCAAAGCATACAAATACTACGACCCGTCCACCTGCGGCTTTGACTTCAAAGGAGCTCTCGATGACATCTCT AAAATCCCGGAGCATAGTGTGATCATGCTGCATGCTTGCGCCCACAACCCCACAGGTGTGGACCCTAAGCCGGAGCAGTGGAAGGAGATTTCTGACATTGTGAAG AAAAGAAACCTGCTGGTGTTTTTCGACATGGCCTATCAGGGCTTTGCAAGTGGAGACATCGATCGTGATGCCTGGGCTGTGCGCTACTTCATCGAGCAGGGACACAACATCCTGCTGTCCCAGTCCTTCGCTAAAAATATGGGGCTCTATG GTGAGCGTGTGGGCGGCTTCACTGTGGTGTGTAACGACGCAGAGGAGGCAAAGAGGGTGGAGTCTCAACTTAAGATTCTCATCAGGCCCATTTACTCCAACCCACCAATGAACGGCGCTAGAATTGCAGCAACCATTCTCAATACACCAGATCTGCGCTCACTGTG GCTGGAGGAGGTTCATGGTATGGCTAACCGCATCATTAAGATGAGAGAACAGCTGGCGGCTGGTCTGATAAAGGAGGGCTCCTCCAAAAACTGGCAGCACGTCATCGACCAGATCGGGATGTTCTGCTTCACAGGCCTCAAACCCGAACAG GTTGAGCGCCTGACAAAGGAGTTTTCAGTGTACATGACCAAGGATGGCAGAATTTCAATGGCGGGTGTGACCTCTGGGAATGTGGGCTACCTGGCACACGGGATCCATGCGGTCACCAAGTAG
- the slc38a7 gene encoding putative sodium-coupled neutral amino acid transporter 7, translated as MAINTDVEDWGAIGSNDSGERAWLLQSPSVDSVRHLETERSGSGGVSSWAAVFIVVNAALGAGLLNFPAAFNLAGGVTAGVMLQMFMLIFIISGLVILGYCCQVSNESTYQEVVRATCGKVTGIACEVAIVVYTFGTCIAFFIVIGDQLDRLVAAVVHDTDDVVSGHWYTDRKFTISVTAVLIILPLSIPKEIGFQKYASALSVMGTWYVTIVVIIKYIWPDKDMIPSHVPASSASWTAVFNAMPTICFGFQCHVSCVPVFNSMSRKELKPWGVVVTLSMIICLFVYTGTGVCGFLTFGSNVSQDVLMSYPSDDIAVAIARAFIVICVITSYPILHFCGRAVIEGLWLRFQGEQVEVCVRREQRRRILQTLVWFVVTLVLALFIPDIGRVISLIGGLAACFIFVFPGLCLMQAKLSETDSRTASWHGSVVFGVVMVTIGAFIFGLTTTNSIYQDVVS; from the exons ATGGCGATTAATACAGATGTCGAGGACTGGGGCGCCATTGGGAGTAATGACTCTGGAGAAAGAGCTTGGCTCTTGCAGAGCCCCAGCGTGGATTCTGTCCGGCACCTTGAGACGGAAAGGAGTGGGAGCGGGGGCGTGTCGTCTTGGGCAGCGGTCTTCATCGTGGTAAACGCAGCCCTGGGAGCTGGTCTACTCAATTTCCCTGCAGCCTTTAACCTGGCAGGAGGAGTGACTGCAGGAGTTATGCTTCAAATG TTTATGCTGATCTTCATAATCAGTGGACTGGTGATCCTGGGCTACTGCTGCCAG GTCAGTAATGAAAGCACCTATCAGGAGGTCGTCAGAGCCACTTGTGGGAAAGTAACAGGAATCGCATGTGAAGTCGCCATTGTTGTCTACACCTTTGGGACTTGTATCGCTTTCTTCATTGTCATTGGAGACCAGCTGGATCGCT TGGTGGCAGCAGTGGTTCATGACACAGATGATGTAGTCAGTGGCCACTGGTACACCGACCGCAAGTTCACCATCTCTGTTACTGCAGTCCTGAttattcttcctctctccatccccaaAGAGATTGGCTTTCAGAAGTATGCCAG TGCATTGAGTGTGATGGGAACCTGGTATGTGACCATCGTGGTCATTATAAAGTACATCTGGCCAGATAAAGATATGATTCCGAGTCACGTTCCCGCCAG ttctGCTTCCTGGACTGCAGTTTTCAATGCAATGCCCACCATTTGCTTTGGTTTCCAG TGCCACGTCAGCTGTGTGCCGGTGTTCAACAGCATGAGCAGAAAAGAGCTCAAACCTTGGGGAGTGGTAGTCACTCTTAGTATGATAATCTGCCTCTTTGTTTACACAGGAACAG GTGTCTGTGGCTTCCTGACTTTTGGCTCCAACGTCAGTCAGGATGTGCTGATGTCGTACCCTTCCGACGATATCGCTGTGGCCATCGCAAGAGCTTTTATTGTCATCTGTGTCATCACCTCCTACCCCATTTTACACTTCTGTGGGAG GGCAGTTATAGAAGGACTTTGGCTGCGTTTCCAAGGCgagcaggtggaggtgtgtgtgcgtcgtgagcagaggaggaggatccTGCAGACGCTCGTGTGGTTTGTTGTCACGCTCGTCCTCGCCCTCTTCATCCCAGATATTGGTCGGGTGATCTCGCTGATCGGAGGATTGGCAGCCTGCTTTATATTTGTCTTCCCGG GTTTGTGTTTGATGCAAGCCAAGCTGTCAGAGACTGACAGCCGAACTGCAAG CTGGCATGGATCAGTGGTCTTCGGTGTTGTCATGGTTACGATTGGAGCGTTCATCTTTGGCCTCACCACAACTAACTCCATCTATCAAGACGTCGTCAGCTAA